The segment CGAGATTTCGAGACTGCTGCTTCCAAGTTTGCGCTTCTGCATGGCTTCTTCTCCCTCAGGCTTGATATTGCTCGTCGCTGACATGCTCCATCCACTCGACGACCTTGCCGTCGCGATGTTCCTGGATGGCGATGTGGGTCATGGCCGTGGTGGGAGAAGCGCCGTGCCAATGCTTCTCGCCGGGAGCGAACCAGATAACGTCCCCCGGCCGTATCTCTTCGATCGGACCACCCTCGCGCTGCACCCGGCCCAACCCGGCCGTCACGATCAGGGTTTGACCGACGGGGTGAGTATGCCATGCCGTGCGAGCGCCCGGCTCGAATGTGACGCTGGCAGCGGCCGCGCGCGTGGCATCACGAGCTTGAAACAGCGGATCTATGCGGACCGTTCCCGTGAACCAGTCGGCCGGTCCCTTGCCCGATGGCTGCGAACCGTTTCGTTTGATTTCCATGATCTTCGTCCTCTGAGCGAAAGGCAGCACGATCAATTCCGGCTGCTGATGCCAGAGATTTAGAGCGTGCGATTGGCCCCGATTAGATGGTAGAAGTGGCAAAAGCTTATGAGAAAGATTCATGAATGCCGCGTCAGCCCGTCAATGATCTGATTGCGTTCCTCGCCGTGGCGCGGGAACAGAGCTTCACCAAAGCAGCCGCAAAACTCGGAGTTTCACAATCGGCACTCAGCCATACGATCCGAGGACTTGAGGCTCGTCTGGGGCTGAGGCTGTTGACGCGCACCACCCGCAGCGTCTCGCCGACCGAAGCAGGCGAGCGACTGCTCGTCACCATAGGTCCCCGCTTTGACGAGATCGAAAATGAACTGGCGGCTCTCAGCGAATTTCGCGAAAAGCCGGCAGGCACCATTCGCATCACCGCCGGCGAGCACGCGGCCGAAACCATCCTTTGGCCGGCCCTCGAGCCATTCTTGCCGCAATATCCTGATGTCCATGTGGAGATCATCGTCGATTATGGCCTGACCGATATCGTCGCCGAACGATACGATGCCGGCGTGCGGCTAGGCGAACAGGTGGCGAGGGACATGATCGCGGTTCGCATCGGTCCGGACATGCGCATGGCTGCCGTCGGCGCTCCCGCCTATTTTGAGAACAGGCCGAAACCGCTGACGCCGCAGGATCTGACCTGTCACAATTGCATCAATCTGCGCCTGCCGACCTATGGCGGCATCTATGCTTGGGAATTCGAGAAGGAAGGGCATGAGCTGAAGGTGCGGGTCGAAGGCCAGCTCGTGTTCAACAATATTGCACTCCGCCTGAATGCCGCATTGGCGGGTTTGGGGCTGGCATATCTTCCGGAGGACATCGTGCAGCCCTATTTGCGCGACGGTCGGCTCGTCAGGGTTCTCGAGGATTGGTGCCCGCCATTTACCGGATATCACCTCTACTATCCGAGCAGGCGGCAGGCCTCACCGGCCTTCGCGCTGGTGGTGAATGCGCTCCGCCGCCGCATTTGAAGAGATCGCGATTGCAAAGCGTAAAACGGCTCGGAGTATTGACCCCGAGCCTTCGTAAATCCGGTGGAGAGATGGTCTCTCTGCAAACTCCGCCCGTCAGAACGCCGCCTTCATCGGATCAGGCCCGATGCGCCCGCCAGTCGAATCCAGCTTGGCGATATCGGCTAGATCATCCGCGTCGAGCTTGAAGTCGAACACGTTGAGGTTTTCTTCGATGCGGCTCGGTGTCACCGATTTCGGGATAACGACCAGACCATTGTCTATGTGCCAGCGGATGATGATCTGGGCTGGCGTGCGGCCATGCTTGGCGGCGACCTTGCCGATGACGGCGTTGCCGAGAAGCTTGCCCTGGCCGAGCGGGCTCCAGGACTCCGTCTTGATGCCGAGCTTGTCGTGCACTTCGCGCAGGGCCTTCTGCTGGAATGTCGGATGCAACTCGATCTGGTTCAGCACCGGGGTGACGCCGGTCTCGCCGATGATGCGGTCCAGATGCTCCTGGCCGAAATTGGAGACGCCGATTGAGCGGGCGCGGCCTTCCTCCTTGATGCGCAGGAAAGCCTTCCAGCTATCGAGGTAACGACCGCGATGCGGCGACGGCCAATGGATAAGATAGAGATCGACATAATCGGTGCCGAGCCGCTTCAGGCTTTCATCGAACGCCCTTAAGGTCGAATCGAAACCCTGGGCATCGTTCCAGAGCTTGGTGGTCAGGAAAATGTCCTTGCGGGCAATGCCGGACCGGCGCATACCTTCGCCGACACCGTCCTCATTGGCATAGATGGCAGCCGTGTCGACATGGCGATAGCCCGCCTTCAGGGCCGTGCTGACGGCCATCGGCGCGACGTTCTCCGGCGTCTGCCAAACGCCGAGCCCGACTTGCGGAATGGAATTGCCGTCGTTGAACGTGATTGTCGGTTGCGTGGTCACGATAAGTCTCCAAAGAATGAGAAGCGGGTGGAGTGAAGGCGTGATTTAAATTCGCAAAGAAAAGGTTCCGGGCCTAGCCCGCGCGGGCGTGCCGGTCGCAAACCTATATAGTGGGCAATATTGGTATTTTAACCCCGCCCACCGGTCAGATCACCCGGATGATCGTTCCCTTGCGCAGCAGCGGAAGAATTCGCTGCATGTCGCGAAGATGGACTGCGATGCAGCCCGCCGTTGGCTCGTAGCCAGGCTTGATCAGATGAAAGAAGATCGCCGAGCCGCGATGGCGCCGGCGCGAGCGGATGTTCCAGTCGAGTACCAGGCAGATGTCGTAGAGCCCGTCTCGCCGCAGCATCTCTTCATGGCTTGGCTTGAAGGGTGCTTTGACGAGCCTGTTGTAATTGGCATCCTCCGGCTGGTCGCACCAGAGCATATCCTTGCGAATACGCCGCATCTGCAAAGGGGTCTGAAGAAAGGGGACATTATCGCCGCGAACAAAGCCGTAAAGCAGCTTCATCGCCGCAATCGGCGTCGCGCCATCCCCTTCCCGCTTCAGCGCGCTGCGCCCCGATCGACCGATCGCCGCCGGCACCGTCAGCGGCCCGATCCGCACCAGGGCGCGCGTGGGTTTTCCCGGCGCCGGACGGACGACGATTGTAGAAAAGGCCCGCCTGCCGCCC is part of the Rhizobium sp. CB3090 genome and harbors:
- a CDS encoding cupin domain-containing protein; this translates as MEIKRNGSQPSGKGPADWFTGTVRIDPLFQARDATRAAAASVTFEPGARTAWHTHPVGQTLIVTAGLGRVQREGGPIEEIRPGDVIWFAPGEKHWHGASPTTAMTHIAIQEHRDGKVVEWMEHVSDEQYQA
- a CDS encoding LysR family transcriptional regulator, producing MPRQPVNDLIAFLAVAREQSFTKAAAKLGVSQSALSHTIRGLEARLGLRLLTRTTRSVSPTEAGERLLVTIGPRFDEIENELAALSEFREKPAGTIRITAGEHAAETILWPALEPFLPQYPDVHVEIIVDYGLTDIVAERYDAGVRLGEQVARDMIAVRIGPDMRMAAVGAPAYFENRPKPLTPQDLTCHNCINLRLPTYGGIYAWEFEKEGHELKVRVEGQLVFNNIALRLNAALAGLGLAYLPEDIVQPYLRDGRLVRVLEDWCPPFTGYHLYYPSRRQASPAFALVVNALRRRI
- a CDS encoding aldo/keto reductase, giving the protein MTTQPTITFNDGNSIPQVGLGVWQTPENVAPMAVSTALKAGYRHVDTAAIYANEDGVGEGMRRSGIARKDIFLTTKLWNDAQGFDSTLRAFDESLKRLGTDYVDLYLIHWPSPHRGRYLDSWKAFLRIKEEGRARSIGVSNFGQEHLDRIIGETGVTPVLNQIELHPTFQQKALREVHDKLGIKTESWSPLGQGKLLGNAVIGKVAAKHGRTPAQIIIRWHIDNGLVVIPKSVTPSRIEENLNVFDFKLDADDLADIAKLDSTGGRIGPDPMKAAF
- a CDS encoding L,D-transpeptidase, whose protein sequence is MQKARAGGRRAFSTIVVRPAPGKPTRALVRIGPLTVPAAIGRSGRSALKREGDGATPIAAMKLLYGFVRGDNVPFLQTPLQMRRIRKDMLWCDQPEDANYNRLVKAPFKPSHEEMLRRDGLYDICLVLDWNIRSRRRHRGSAIFFHLIKPGYEPTAGCIAVHLRDMQRILPLLRKGTIIRVI